A stretch of the Rosa rugosa chromosome 5, drRosRugo1.1, whole genome shotgun sequence genome encodes the following:
- the LOC133709624 gene encoding protein PIN-LIKES 2 produces MSRYLVELVQDHLESTGDVMSAIMPLMKLLSLTIIGLVLAYPKTQIIPRATFRLLSKLVFALFLPCLIFTELGESITLENFVQWWFIPVNVLVSTLVGCFLGYLVVIICHPPPELNRFTIIMTAFGNTGNLPLALVGSVCHTEKNPFGPHCHSRGVAYVSFAQWVAVILVYTFVYHMMEPPLEYYEVVEEGTEGTEIEELKDNGGNDLSRPLLVEAEWPGMEEKETEHSKTPFIARVFNSISSVSQTGIPDGDLSVESGGNSPRSIRCLAEPRVVRRIRIVAEQTPIRHILQPPTIASLFAIIIGTVPQLKAFVFGYDAPLSFLTDSLEILAGATVPSVMLILGGMLAEGPNDSKLGLRTTIGISVARLLVLPLVGICIVALADKLNFLVDDDTMYRFVLLLQYTTPSAILLGAIASLRGYAVSEASALIFWQHVFALFSLSLYIVIYFKLIPHI; encoded by the coding sequence ATGTCTCGGTATCTTGTTGAATTGGTTCAAGATCATTTGGAATCCACTGGGGACGTGATGAGTGCGATAATGCCTTTGATGAAACTCTTGTCCCTCACAATTATTGGACTGGTTCTCGCTTACCCAAAAACTCAAATCATACCGAGAGCTACGTTTAGGCTCCTCAGCAAGCTTGTTTTTGCCTTGTTCTTGCCCTGTCTAATCTTTACCGAACTAGGTGAATCCATTACGCTTGAAAACTTTGTTCAGTGGTGGTTTATCCCAGTGAATGTGTTGGTGAGTACACTAGTTGGTTGTTTCCTTGGGTACTTGGTGGTGATTATATGTCATCCGCCCCCAGAGTTGAACAGATTTACTATTATCATGACTGCATTTGGGAATACAGGAAATCTCCCGCTTGCTCTTGTTGGATCTGTTTGTCATACTGAGAAAAATCCATTTGGACCTCATTGTCACTCGAGAGGGGTGGCTTATGTCTCTTTTGCCCAATGGGTTGCTGTAATTCTTGTTTATACCTTTGTCTATCATATGATGGAGCCACCATTGGAGTATTATGAGGTTGTTGAGGAAGGGACTGAGGGGACTGAGATTGAGGAATTGAAAGATAACGGAGGTAACGATCTCAGTAGGCCTTTACTTGTGGAAGCTGAATGGCCTGgtatggaagaaaaagaaactgaGCATTCCAAGACACCCTTTATTGCTAGGGTTTTCAACAGCATCTCAAGTGTTTCACAGACTGGTATTCCAGATGGTGATCTCTCTGTGGAAAGCGGTGGAAACAGTCCCAGGTCCATTAGGTGTTTGGCTGAACCAAGGGTGGTTAGGAGGATCAGAATTGTTGCCGAACAAACTCCAATACGTCACATACTTCAACCCCCAACGATTGCTTCACTGTTCGCTATCATTATTGGGACAGTGCCTCAGTTGAAAGCTTTTGTCTTCGGATATGATGCTCCACTATCCTTCCTCACAGATAGTTTAGAGATTTTAGCTGGTGCTACGGTGCCTTCTGTGATGCTTATTCTTGGGGGTATGCTTGCAGAGGGACCAAATGATTCTAAACTTGGCCTTCGAACTACCATCGGTATATCTGTGGCAAGGCTCTTAGTGCTTCCTCTGGTGGGGATCTGTATTGTGGCGTTGGCCGATAAGCTTAATTTTCTGGTCGATGACGACACAATGTATAGGTTTGTACTTCTGCTGCAGTACACGACCCCAAGCGCAATTTTATTGGGAGCAATTGCCAGTTTGAGAGGATATGCAGTTAGTGAGGCTTCAGCACTCATCTTCTGGCAGCATGTGTTTGCTCTCTTCTCCCTTTCCTTGTATATTGTTATCTACTTCAAACTAATACCACACATCTGA